Proteins from a genomic interval of Zingiber officinale cultivar Zhangliang chromosome 2A, Zo_v1.1, whole genome shotgun sequence:
- the LOC122042352 gene encoding uncharacterized protein LOC122042352 isoform X2 translates to MAETLTSSQSATESIHLESIRSRLKVLSETRDNLLNSSDASSEDSKVLEDCIFNFEEKLKQLDGQEQDVASLSLEELDAYMDKLKKAICSAEEENSKVSSEIEALTKMFVEDSVQLDGEIEALSYSMNFIDAKGLNSLSSIHADDRVLNGVMHESPLHLFNEYKFEIFELNQRIKKSEENLILLQDIDYALKRFEADGQLEAMFSGLRVIDIQGCYVRLSLKTYIPNIDTILLRHKVDFVEPPMSEHEMLVEFSERNMDIKSIEIFPGDVCIEGIIDTIKSSSVILEMVNNTSSTSYYFVHASPLIGNRC, encoded by the exons TCGCTTGAAGGTTCTCTCTGAGACGCGAGACAACCTCTTGAACTCTTCTGATGCCTCATCGGAGGATTCGAAGGTGTTAGAGGATTGCATTTTCAATTTTGAG GAAAAGCTTAAGCAGCTCGATGGGCAGGAACAAGATGTTGCATCTCTGAGCCTTGAAGAATTAG ATGCATACATGGATAAATTGAAAAAGGCAATCTGCTCAGCGGAAGAAGAGAACTCAAAAGTTTCCAGTGAAATCGAGGCACTCACGAAAATGTTTGTTGAAG ACTCTGTTCAATTGGATGGTGAAATTGAAGCATTGAGTTACTCAATGAACTTCATCGATGCAAAG GGTCTAAATTCTTTGAGTTCAATTCATGCTGATGATAGGGTACTCAATGGAGTGATGCATGAAAGCCCATTGCACTTGTTTAACGAGTACAAATTTGAG ATTTTTGAACTTAATCAGCGGATTAAGAAGAGTGAAGAGAACCTAATCCTTTTGCAGGATATCGATTATGCTTTGAAAAG GTTTGAAGCAGATGGACAACTTGAAGCTATGTTTTCTGGATTAAGAGTTATTGATATACAAGGATGTTATGTTAGGTTGTCACTAAAGACATATATTCCGAACATAGACACCATTCTTCTTAGGCATAAAGTGGATTTTGTGGAGCCACCTATGTCTGAACACGAAATGCTAGTAGAATTTTCTGAGAGGAATATGGATATAAAGAGCATTGAG ATCTTCCCTGGTGATGTTTGTATAGAAGGAATAATTGATACAATCAAATCATCCAG TGTCATCCTTGAGATGGTTAATAATACAAGTTCAACATCGTATTATTTTGTGCATGCTTCGCCGCTTATTGGTAATAGATGCTAA